Within Gallaecimonas pentaromativorans, the genomic segment CCAGTCGTCGGCCCTTGAGCAGCAAATTGCCCGCGATTATGGACGCCTCTTTCCCGGCGAGCGGCTGGTGAGTGCCGGCGCGGTGCGGGCCCAGCTGCGCGGCAAACTGAAGAATCTGGTCAGCGGCTCTGCCAACGCCAGCCTGCTGGCCATGCTTAACGATCTGTCGCTGACCTTTGCCAAGGTGGGCAACATCAAGCCGGACAACCTGCGTTTTGACGCCAGCCGCGGCGAGCTGAGGCTATTGACCACGGCCCCGGACTTTGCCGCTTTTGAAAAACTCAAGGCGGCCCTGGCCGACCGTTACAGCGTGGAAACCGGCGGCCAAAGCACGGTGGAAGGGGGCGTCTCCGGCACCCTCATCTTAAGGAGCAAGGGATGATCAAGGACTACTGGAACAACCTGGCGCCCCGTGACCGCCAGATCCTCACCTGGGCCTCTCCCTTTTTTGCCCTGGGGCTCTTTTACTTTGTTATCTGGCAGCCCCTGCAAGGGGCCGAGGCCTCGGCTCGCCAGACCCTTAGCAATCGCCAGGGCGATTTAAGCTTTCTGCGCGAGCAGGGCAGCCGGGTGTTGGCGGCCAAGGGCGGCAAGCTGGCCAGCGGCGCCGGCAGCCTGACCGACAGGGTTACCCGCAGCGCCAACCAGTTCAGCATTCGCATCGACCGCCTGCAGCCGGGTAACGGCAGCATTAACGTCTGGGTGGACGAAGTGCCCTTTGAGCAATTGGTGGGTTGGCTCACCCAGCTGCAACTCAAAGAAGGGCTGAGCGTGGCCCAGGCCGATATCGCCGCCACCGGCAAGCCGGGCATGGTGAAGGTGCGGCGGCTGGAACTGACGGGGGCCTGATGAAAGCAGCAAAATGGATAGGGCTGGGCCTGGTGTTCTTCCTAGTGGCGCTGGTGTGGCAACTGCCGGCAGCGGTGGTGCTGGGCCATGCCAAGCTGCCAAAAGAGGTGGGCATAGAGGGGGTTTCCGGCACGGTGTGGCAGGGCCGGGTAGAGAGCCTGAGCCTGGCTGGCACTGCCTTTAAGGACGTGACCTGGCAGCTCCATCCTCTGGCGCTTTTTACCGGCAAGGTGGCGGCCAGCATCAAAAGCCGACCGGATCGCACCCGTTTGAGCGGCGATCTCGCTGTTGGCTTTGGCGGTAAGCTGGCCATTGAAAATCTCATTGTACGGGTGCCCGTGGCGCCGCTGGTGGCAGGGGTGCATTTGCCGGTTCCCAGCCAGGTGGGCGGTGAGTTGTCGGTGGCTATTGCCCAGTATCGTCAAGGCCAGCCCTGGTGTGAGGCCCTCAAAGGCAAGGCTCAGTGGCTGGATGCGTCGGTGACCAACAAGTTTGGCGACTTCAATCTGGGCCGCATCGATGCCGACCTTGATTGCGACAAGGGCGCGGTGACTGCCGTTATCCGCGACACGCCGCCGCGCCTGGGCCTGGAGCTGGAAGCGCGCCTAGATGGCCAGCGCTATCACATTCGCGGCTTTGCCAAACCGGCCGCCGATCAGCCCAAAAACCTGCGCGATGCCTTTGCCTTTTTCGGCCGCCCTGCCGGCGACGGCCGCTACCCGGTGCAGTTCCAGGGCACCTTGCCGCGCTAAGATGAGCGCTATGACAAAGCCCTCTTCGGAGGGCTTTTTTATCGGTAGGGCTAAGTTGACTGCCATCATTCAGCCGGGCCGGGTTATAAGGTTGCGGCAGCCCGGGTGTTGGCCAAGCTAGGCTCTCGAACCATTTGTTCTAAAAAACCTGTTGGATGAAAAGACTTTAATCGAACAAGATTGAGGCTTCCCGCCAATGCATGAGTCAGGCTCGGTGACGACCGGGCCTGCTACAGGTACTGAAACGGCGCCCAAGGGCGCCGCCGGTGCATACCTATAACGATAAGCAATGTATTTTCTTACCCCCGGCCATTTATATGGCCGTTTTTTTTATGTCCTCGATAAAGCCCAGGTAATCACTGGTGGAGGCAAAACCGTTGAAGGTTTTGTGGGGGCGCTTGGAGTCGGGGTTTTCTACGCCAAGCAGGTAGCGGATGCCAAACTGGCTCGCCGCCTCGAGGATGGGCTGGGAGTCGTCTACAAAAAGGGTGCGCTGTGGGTCGAACTTGAGATCCTGGTACACCCCTTGCCAAAGCCGCTGGGATTCTTTGGAAGCCCGGTAACTGTGGGTGCTGATGAGCAGGTCTAAGTGCTTGTCGAGTTCGGTCAGCTCCACCTTCAACGACAGGCTTTTGGGGTGGGCGTTGGTGAGCAGCACCACCCGCCGCCCAGACTCGCGCAGTGCCTTTAAGAAGGGCAGGGTGTCGCTTCGCAGGCTGATGAGGTGCTGAATGTCGCGGCTGGCCAAATCGATATCCAGCCCCAAGCGGGCAGTCCAGTAGTCGTAGCAGTACCAGTTAAGGGTACCGAACACGGCGGCGTACTCGGCGTCGATACGGGCCTGGGCCTCGGCCAGGCTGATACCGTCTTTCTCGGCCAGCAGCACCGGCACCCGCTCCATCCAGAAGTGGCTGTCAAAATGCAGATCCAGCAGAGTGCCGTCCATATCCAGTAAAACGGTGTCAATTTCCGACCAATTTAGCCTTTGGTCATTTCGCATCTGGTATCTGCCTTCGTGATTGGGTGTAATGGGGAAGCTATTCTAAGCCAGCGGTATGCCCATGACGAAATCTGCCAAACTCCCCGAAGTGCTCGAATCCGAAATAGTGGCCCAAAGCAGGCTGTTCAAGGTGGAGCAGTTGCACCTGCGGTTTTCCAACGGCGCCGAGCGCGTGTATGAGCGCATGGCGGGCAAGGGCCGAGGCTCGGTGATGATAGTGCCGCTACTTAACGACGACACCCTGCTGCTGGGCCGCGAGTATGCCGCGGGCCTCCACGCCTATGAGCTGGGCTTTCCCAAGGGCCTGATTGACCCAGGTGAAGACGCCATCGAGGCGGCCAACCGCGAACTGCAAGAAGAGATAGGCTATGGCGCCCGCGACTGGACAGTGCTCAGGGACGTATCCATGGCGCCGGGCTATTTTGGCTCGCAGATGACGCTGCTCATTGCTCGCAGTCTCTACCCCTCGCGCCTGGAAGGGGACGAACCCGAGCCCATCGAAGTGGTGCCCTGGCCGTTGGCCCGGCTCAATGAGCTACGCTATCAAAAGGATTTTTCAGAAGCGCGCAGCCTGACCGCTTTGCTGCTGGCCAGGGACTGGTTGGAGGAACAGGCACTGCTATGAATCCCCAAGCCCTGATCGACGACATCATCCACCTTGCCCGCCAGGCTGGCGACGCCATCCTGCCCTGGTTCCGCTCCGACCAACTGGTAACCGAACACAAGGCCGACGACAGCCCGGTGACCAACGCCGATATCGCCGCCAACAAAGTGATTTTAAAGGGCCTCAAAGCCCTGACCCCGGACATTCCCATCCTCTCGGAAGAATCCGGCCACAAACCCTTTGCCGAGCGTCGCCAATGGCAATGCTACTGGCTGGTGGACCCTTTGGACGGCACCCGGGAGTTTGTCGGCGGTTCGCCGGATTTTGCGGTGAACATCGCGCTAGTGGTAGACAACGAGCCGGTAATGGGGGTGATCTACGCCCCGGTGTCGGGCGACTGCTACTGGGCCGTTAAAGGCCATGGGGTCTTTAAAAACGGCCAGCCCATCCATACCCGCAAACCCAGCTCGCCGCCGCTGCTGGCGGTGTCGCGGCACCAATCCCTGAGTACCTTGAAGAGCCATCTTAGAGACGCGCTGGATTTCGAGGCCCTGGCCTTTGGCTCGGCCAGCCTGAAATCTTGCATGGTGGCCGAAGGGGTGGCCGACGCTTACGTACGCATCGGCCCCACCGGCGAGTGGGACACCGCCGCCAGCTGGGCCATCGTGGTGGAAGCAGGCGGGGCTATTGTCGATTTGGATGGCAAGCCGCTGACTTTTAACCGCAGCGAGAGCCTGGAAAACCCCAACTACGGGGTGCTGGGGCAACTGGCCGCGGCCCAGCTCTTTCCTTAAGGAAATTCATTGATGCGTATGTTGATGCTGGTGGTGGCAGTGCTGGTATTGCTGGCGTTGGTGCGCATGCTGGCGCTGGGTGTTGGCGACAAGGAAGAGTCGCAGGCGCCACTTCCCCAACAAACCCTTAAGAACGTGCATCGCCAACTGGACGACGCCATGCTGCAAAGCCAGTGCCTGAACGCCATCCAAGCCCATTATGGCTTTCAGGGTATGCGTATTAAAAAGCTTGCCGATAATCGCTATCAAATCAGCGACAAGGGCAAGAGCGACATCCTCAGCTGCACCCTCGGGCCCGAGGGTGCCATCAAGCTCACCGAACAGAATCCTTAACTGCGTAGCGTCAAAATCGTGACACTTGTCACATGCTTGAAATTAAACCAGTTGTTCATCTTTGCTTTGTTTAATGAAAAACAAGGGGTTACGTTTCCCTTCGGTAGGATTTCTTTTGTTTAGCGCTGTCTAAGTTCATTACCTTGTATTAACATTCAGCCCACTATTGCGGTGCCAAGGTAGGTTATGCAGCACATGCAGGGAAGGTTTGACGTTAATCAGTCGCAGGCCTGTATCGACAGTCCTCTATACCTCAAGCGCAGCCATGACGTTGCCCTCCCTTTTCGCCTGACCGGCGTTCTCAATCACAGCCCCCTCGACGACTCTTTAGGCCTGTTCGCCTTGAGCTTGCGCGCTCTTAAGCCGTTCGCTGCGAAAGGTTCTGGCTACGCCGAGCAAAAGGCCCTGGGTGAGTTGCTGGGGTTCTTTGTGCCGGGCAGCGCTACCCCATACCGCATCTTTATTTAGCAGGGGCGATGGTCTGCGGCAGCCAGGTCATGGCCAGGTAAAAGGCGTCGCCTTCACCAGCCACAAAGCCAAGGCGCTGATAGAGCCTTTGGGCCGGGCTGGCAGGGGCAACCTGCAGTTTTATCGCGAGCGCTTTGGTGGTGGCTTCGGCCTGCAGCTGGCGCAGCAGCGCGCTGCCAATACCAAGCCCCTGGTGGCTGGGCAGCAAGGCGATGTCCACCAGGCGCAAGTGGTCTGGATGTTCGGCCACCAGCAGCCGGCCAACCGGCTGGCCCTGCTGCTCGATAAGGGTAAAGCGCTGGCTGGGGTAATGGGTGAAGTAGTGGCGGTATTGCGCCTCGAACTGGCTTTGCAGGAACAGCGTTTTCTGCTGGTCATTGAAGGGAAAATTTGCCAGCTCTGCCTGGCGATTGGCGGCATAGAGTGCGGCCATAAAGACTTTGTCATGGTCCGTTATTGGACGAAGGCTGATGCCGGTTGGCAAAGCGTTGCGCATGGAGCCGTCTCCTGTCCTTGGATGGGGATGGAATATCAATAACGGAAGAGGATACGCAATGGAACCTTACATCGGCGAGATCCGGATCTTCGGCGGCAATTTTGCCCCGGCGGGCTGGGCCTTTTGTAACGGCCAGATAATGGCCATCAGTGAGTACGACGCGCTTTTTGGCCTGCTCGGCACTACCTACGGCGGCAACGGCCAGACCACCTTTGCCTTGCCGGATCTTCGTGGCCGCTTGCCGCTGCATATGGGCACCTCCACCACTGGCAGCCGCTATGTATTGGGCGAGCAGGCTGGCAGCGAGGAAGTCACCCTGCTCTCGACCCAGCTGCCCCAGCACAGCCACCAAGCGCTGGCCGCCGCTAGCGGCGACGTCGAAAGCCCCAGTAACACTTTTTGGGCGGGTTTTGGTGACGCTTTGGGTTACTCCAAGGCCTTGCCTAGCACCACCATGGCGCCCCAGGTCCTGTCCTTGACCGGCGGTAACCAGCCCCATGAAAACATGATGCCGAGCCAGGCATTGACTTTCATCATCGCCCTTTTCGGCATCTACCCGTCACCTAATTAAGGAGGACCTGTCATGGCTGAACCCTTTCTCGGCGAAATTCGTGTCTTCGCCTCCAATGTGGTCCCTAAAGGCTGGGCGGCCTGTAACGGCCAGTTGCTGCCCCTGAACCAGAACCAGGCCCTTTATGCCATCCTCGGTACCACCTACGGCGGCAACGGCACCACCAACTTCGCCCTGCCCAACCTCCAAGGGCGGGCTCCTGTGCATGTCGGCAATGGCGTCTCCCTTGGCGAAAGCGCCGGCGAGGAAACCCATACCCTGACGACTCAGGAGATGCCCACCCATAACCACATGGTGGTGGCGGACTCGGCCAATGCCACCAGTGCAGACCCGGGCAACGGCTATTGGGCGGCCAGTACCGAAGCCAGCCCTTACGCCAACCAGGCCAGCACCACTATGGCGGTCAATGCCATCGCCAATGCCGGTGGCAGCCAACCCCATAACAACATGCAGCCCTTTT encodes:
- the gspM gene encoding type II secretion system protein GspM codes for the protein MIKDYWNNLAPRDRQILTWASPFFALGLFYFVIWQPLQGAEASARQTLSNRQGDLSFLREQGSRVLAAKGGKLASGAGSLTDRVTRSANQFSIRIDRLQPGNGSINVWVDEVPFEQLVGWLTQLQLKEGLSVAQADIAATGKPGMVKVRRLELTGA
- a CDS encoding type II secretion system protein N, with translation MKAAKWIGLGLVFFLVALVWQLPAAVVLGHAKLPKEVGIEGVSGTVWQGRVESLSLAGTAFKDVTWQLHPLALFTGKVAASIKSRPDRTRLSGDLAVGFGGKLAIENLIVRVPVAPLVAGVHLPVPSQVGGELSVAIAQYRQGQPWCEALKGKAQWLDASVTNKFGDFNLGRIDADLDCDKGAVTAVIRDTPPRLGLELEARLDGQRYHIRGFAKPAADQPKNLRDAFAFFGRPAGDGRYPVQFQGTLPR
- the yrfG gene encoding GMP/IMP nucleotidase, translated to MRNDQRLNWSEIDTVLLDMDGTLLDLHFDSHFWMERVPVLLAEKDGISLAEAQARIDAEYAAVFGTLNWYCYDYWTARLGLDIDLASRDIQHLISLRSDTLPFLKALRESGRRVVLLTNAHPKSLSLKVELTELDKHLDLLISTHSYRASKESQRLWQGVYQDLKFDPQRTLFVDDSQPILEAASQFGIRYLLGVENPDSKRPHKTFNGFASTSDYLGFIEDIKKTAI
- the nudE gene encoding ADP compounds hydrolase NudE codes for the protein MTKSAKLPEVLESEIVAQSRLFKVEQLHLRFSNGAERVYERMAGKGRGSVMIVPLLNDDTLLLGREYAAGLHAYELGFPKGLIDPGEDAIEAANRELQEEIGYGARDWTVLRDVSMAPGYFGSQMTLLIARSLYPSRLEGDEPEPIEVVPWPLARLNELRYQKDFSEARSLTALLLARDWLEEQALL
- the cysQ gene encoding 3'(2'),5'-bisphosphate nucleotidase CysQ, with the protein product MNPQALIDDIIHLARQAGDAILPWFRSDQLVTEHKADDSPVTNADIAANKVILKGLKALTPDIPILSEESGHKPFAERRQWQCYWLVDPLDGTREFVGGSPDFAVNIALVVDNEPVMGVIYAPVSGDCYWAVKGHGVFKNGQPIHTRKPSSPPLLAVSRHQSLSTLKSHLRDALDFEALAFGSASLKSCMVAEGVADAYVRIGPTGEWDTAASWAIVVEAGGAIVDLDGKPLTFNRSESLENPNYGVLGQLAAAQLFP
- a CDS encoding GNAT family N-acetyltransferase — its product is MRNALPTGISLRPITDHDKVFMAALYAANRQAELANFPFNDQQKTLFLQSQFEAQYRHYFTHYPSQRFTLIEQQGQPVGRLLVAEHPDHLRLVDIALLPSHQGLGIGSALLRQLQAEATTKALAIKLQVAPASPAQRLYQRLGFVAGEGDAFYLAMTWLPQTIAPAK
- a CDS encoding phage tail protein, which codes for MEPYIGEIRIFGGNFAPAGWAFCNGQIMAISEYDALFGLLGTTYGGNGQTTFALPDLRGRLPLHMGTSTTGSRYVLGEQAGSEEVTLLSTQLPQHSHQALAAASGDVESPSNTFWAGFGDALGYSKALPSTTMAPQVLSLTGGNQPHENMMPSQALTFIIALFGIYPSPN
- a CDS encoding phage tail protein, with amino-acid sequence MAEPFLGEIRVFASNVVPKGWAACNGQLLPLNQNQALYAILGTTYGGNGTTNFALPNLQGRAPVHVGNGVSLGESAGEETHTLTTQEMPTHNHMVVADSANATSADPGNGYWAASTEASPYANQASTTMAVNAIANAGGSQPHNNMQPFLVANFCIAVQGIFPSRG